One Pieris napi chromosome 13, ilPieNapi1.2, whole genome shotgun sequence genomic window carries:
- the LOC125055575 gene encoding juvenile hormone esterase-like, with protein sequence MLKCSIRKIIADPVKFYHNKSDCHVTVPQGKMRGKVCTTPCGKQYYSFEGIPYAKPPVGPLRFRDPQKFDNWCGVLDATKPGNKPLQINPYNQSIEGSEDCLYLNVYTPILPDEQQQSLPVLFFVYGGNLQWGCGHIYRPDYLIRQDVILVTINYRHSIFGFLNLETPEVPGNAGLKDAATALKWVKQNIEHFNGDSNNITGMGESVGSVITTLMLISKMTQGILKRIIGLSTAISDVMIGYDHLKIARDIASNLGNNINSSEEIDNLLRNSSAEDLTRALMKSASRANKIGVHSIIQPAVEKEYDNVEPFLDEYPLQSLITNNYTKVPALMSMATHESAYFITPPSGQFQFNKDILKFVPSPALEDKNAVQLMDIEKQLKELYFQDKEIGPSTLVQYLDLVSDMYVTRDIIYTADLFSRNDDFYFCRFAYENSRVMKSLGVKGATHGDILQFLFYTEKRRNTFSEKDMKLVDMLTEALCNFAKNG encoded by the exons ATGCTAAAGTGTTCAATAAGGAAAATCATTGCCGACCCCGTAAAATTTTACCACA ATAAGTCCGATTGCCATGTGACAGTACCTCAGGGAAAGATGAGAGGTAAAGTGTGCACTACTCCGTGTGGTAAACAGTACTATAGCTTCGAGGGGATACCCTACGCTAAGCCACCTGTGGGACCCCTTAGATTCAGG GATCCTCAGAAATTTGATAACTGGTGTGGAGTACTTGACGCAACGAAACCTGGAAATAAACCCTTGCAAATAAATCCCTATAACCAATCTATAGAAGGTTCAGAAGactgcttatatttaaatgtgtacacTCCAATATTGCCCGATGAACAACAACAAAGTCTTCCAGTACTATTCTTCGTATATGGCGGTAATTTACAGTGGGGATGCGGCCACATATATCGTCCAGATTACTTAATACGTCAAGACGTCATTCTGGTCACAATTAACTATCGTCACAGTATTTTTGGATTTCTCAATCTTGAAACACCAGAAGTGCCCGGTAATGCCGGACTGAAAGATGCAGCTACAGCCCTTAAGTGGGTGAAACAAAACATAGAACATTTTAATGGTGATTCAAACAATATTACAGGAATGGGAGAAAGTGTGGGTTCTGTTATAACTACATTAATGTTGATTTCAAAGATGACTCAaggtatattaaaaagaataattgGTTTATCAACAGCTATATCTGATGTAATGATAGGCTATGATCATCTGAAAATAGCAAGGGATATTGCTTCAAATTTAGGAAATAACATCAATAGTTCTGAAGAAATAGATAATTTGCTTCGAAACTCTTCTGCTGAAGATTTGACTAGGGCTTTAATGAAATCAGCTTCTCGTGCAAATAAAATTGGCGTACACAGCATTATACAGCCAGCAGTTGAAAAggaatacgataatgtcgaacCATTTCTGGATGAGTATCCTCTACAGTCgttaataactaataattatactaaagttCCAGCACTTATGAGTATGGCAACCCACGAATCAGCATACTTTATAACTCCTCCGTCCGGACAATTTCAATTTAACAAAGATATATTGAAATTCGTACCGAGTCCTGCATTAGAAGATAAGAATGCTGTGCAATTAATGGATATCGAGAAACAACTAAAAGAATTGTATTTTCAGGATAAAGAAATCGGTCCTTCAACACTAGTCCAATACTTAGATCTAGTTTCAGATATGTATGTTACCAGAGACATAATCTACACAGCAGACTTATTTTCTAGAAACGACGATTTCTATTTCTGTAGATTTGCTTACGAAAACTCGCGTGTTATGAAAAGCTTAGGAGTAAAAGGTGCTACACACGgcgatattttacaatttctaTTTTACACAGAGAAGAGAAGAAACACTTTTAGTGAAAAAGATATGAAACTTGTTGATATGTTGACTGAGGCGTTGTGTAACTTCGCAAAAAACGGgtga